The Streptococcus sp. VT 162 genome has a window encoding:
- a CDS encoding glucose-1-phosphate adenylyltransferase: MKIDKYSAILGNTVGFHDMSTLTEHRPVASLPFGGKYRLIDFPLSSLANAGVRSIFGIFQQDNISSVFDHIRSGREWGLSTLLSHYYLGIYNTRVESSTVGKEYYQQLLTYLRRSGSNQTVSINCDVLVNIDLNQVFHLHNTTNGPITVVYKKLPKKDISDVNAILEIDETDHVRSHKLFDNKSTDELFNMSTDIFVVDTPWLIERLEEEAQKEYPEKLRYVLRDLAVKEGAFAYEYTGYLANIHSVQSYYQANIDMLESKKFYSLFSPNQKIYTKVKNEEPTYYANTSKVSTSQFASGSIIEGQVVQSVLSRNIYVHKDSVVKDSILFPRVVIGQGAQVEYAILDKGVEVADGVVIRGTAEHPVVVKKGETVTEDIYS; the protein is encoded by the coding sequence ATGAAGATTGATAAATATTCAGCCATTTTAGGAAACACAGTTGGTTTTCATGATATGTCAACGTTAACAGAACACCGTCCGGTGGCTAGCTTGCCTTTCGGTGGGAAATACCGTTTGATTGACTTCCCCCTTTCCAGTCTTGCAAATGCAGGTGTTCGTAGTATCTTTGGTATTTTCCAACAAGATAATATCAGCTCAGTATTCGACCATATTCGTTCAGGTCGTGAGTGGGGCTTGTCAACCCTTCTAAGTCACTACTATCTAGGAATTTACAATACTCGTGTTGAAAGCAGTACAGTTGGAAAAGAGTATTACCAACAGCTTCTTACCTACTTGAGACGTTCAGGTTCAAACCAAACCGTTTCGATTAACTGCGATGTGCTGGTGAATATTGACTTGAATCAAGTCTTCCACCTACACAATACAACGAATGGTCCGATCACAGTTGTATATAAGAAACTTCCAAAGAAAGACATTTCAGATGTGAATGCTATCTTGGAAATCGATGAAACTGACCATGTTCGTTCGCACAAACTCTTTGATAATAAATCTACAGATGAACTCTTCAACATGTCTACAGATATCTTTGTTGTGGATACTCCTTGGTTGATTGAACGACTTGAAGAAGAGGCTCAGAAAGAATATCCTGAAAAGTTGCGCTATGTTCTTCGCGATTTGGCTGTAAAAGAAGGTGCTTTTGCATACGAATACACAGGCTACTTAGCAAATATTCACTCTGTTCAATCCTACTATCAAGCAAATATTGATATGCTTGAATCTAAAAAATTCTACTCTCTTTTCTCACCAAATCAAAAGATTTATACCAAAGTTAAGAATGAAGAACCAACCTACTATGCGAATACTTCAAAAGTAAGTACTTCTCAGTTTGCTTCTGGTAGTATCATTGAGGGTCAAGTAGTTCAGTCAGTCCTATCTCGTAACATTTATGTTCACAAAGATAGTGTGGTGAAGGACAGCATTTTATTCCCTCGAGTTGTGATTGGTCAAGGTGCCCAGGTTGAATATGCCATTCTAGACAAGGGAGTTGAGGTTGCGGACGGTGTTGTCATTCGAGGCACAGCAGAACATCCAGTTGTAGTTAAGAAGGGTGAAACAGTAACAGAGGACATTTACTCATGA
- a CDS encoding glycogen synthase, translated as MKILFVAAEGAPFSKTGGLGDVIGALPKSLVKAGHEVAVFLPYYDMVEAKFGDQIEDVLHFEVSVGWRRQYCGIKKTVLNGVTFYFIDNQYYFFRGHVYGDFDDGERFAFFQLAALEAMERIGFIPDLLHVHDYHTAMIPFLLKEKYHWIQAYQGIRTVLTIHNLEFQGQFSEGMLWDLFGVGFERYADGTLRWNDCLNWMKSGILYADRVSTVSPSYAHEIMTSQFGCGLDQILRMESGKVSGIVNGIDADLYNPQTDPLLDYHFDKEDLSGKAQNKAKLQERVGLPVRADVPLVGIVSRLTRQKGFDVVVESLHRFLQEDVQIVLLGTGDPAFEHSFSWFAQVYPDKLSANITFDVKLAQEIYAACDLFLMPSRFEPCGLSQMMAMRYGTLPLVHEVGGLRDTVQSFNPIEGTGTGFSFDNLTPYWLNWSFQTALDVYKYQPDVWRNLQKQAMECDFSWDTACKSYMDLYHSLVN; from the coding sequence ATGAAAATTTTATTTGTAGCGGCAGAAGGAGCACCCTTTTCAAAAACAGGTGGTTTGGGCGATGTTATTGGCGCACTTCCCAAATCACTTGTAAAAGCGGGGCACGAAGTTGCAGTTTTCTTGCCTTATTATGATATGGTAGAAGCTAAGTTTGGAGACCAGATTGAGGATGTTCTCCACTTTGAAGTTAGTGTGGGATGGCGTAGACAGTACTGTGGCATTAAGAAAACGGTCTTGAATGGGGTTACTTTCTACTTCATTGATAATCAGTATTATTTCTTCCGTGGTCATGTGTACGGTGATTTTGACGATGGTGAGCGCTTTGCCTTTTTCCAACTGGCTGCTCTTGAAGCTATGGAACGCATCGGCTTTATCCCTGACCTTCTACATGTTCATGATTACCACACAGCCATGATTCCCTTCTTGTTAAAAGAAAAGTACCATTGGATTCAGGCATATCAAGGAATCAGAACCGTTTTAACTATTCATAATTTGGAATTCCAAGGTCAATTTTCTGAAGGAATGCTGTGGGATTTGTTCGGTGTGGGCTTTGAACGCTATGCTGATGGCACCCTTCGCTGGAATGATTGTCTCAACTGGATGAAATCAGGTATTCTCTACGCGGATCGTGTCTCAACCGTTTCCCCTAGCTATGCGCACGAGATTATGACCAGTCAGTTCGGCTGCGGTTTGGATCAGATTCTTCGCATGGAGTCAGGTAAGGTTTCAGGGATTGTTAATGGTATTGACGCAGATCTTTATAATCCTCAAACAGACCCACTTTTAGACTATCATTTTGATAAGGAAGATTTGTCTGGAAAGGCGCAAAATAAGGCAAAATTGCAAGAAAGAGTTGGGTTGCCTGTGAGAGCAGATGTTCCTCTAGTTGGGATTGTCTCTCGTTTGACCCGCCAAAAAGGTTTTGATGTCGTTGTAGAAAGCTTGCATCGTTTCTTACAGGAGGACGTTCAAATAGTCCTTTTAGGAACAGGTGACCCGGCTTTTGAACATTCCTTCTCATGGTTTGCTCAAGTCTATCCTGACAAGCTATCAGCAAATATCACTTTTGACGTCAAACTTGCTCAAGAAATCTACGCAGCTTGTGACCTCTTCCTCATGCCAAGTCGTTTTGAACCATGTGGCTTGTCTCAAATGATGGCGATGCGCTATGGAACTCTACCATTGGTTCATGAGGTTGGTGGACTAAGAGATACAGTTCAATCCTTCAATCCAATCGAAGGAACTGGAACTGGATTTAGCTTTGACAATTTAACACCATACTGGCTTAACTGGAGTTTCCAAACAGCCTTGGATGTTTATAAGTACCAGCCGGACGTTTGGAGAAATCTACAAAAACAAGCTATGGAATGCGATTTCTCATGGGATACAGCCTGCAAATCTTACATGGACTTGTACCATAGTTTAGTCAACTAA
- a CDS encoding phosphoserine phosphatase — translation MSQEKGLCVMDVDGTLIAEEVIDLLGKEAGCEEEISQITSQAMRGELDFETSLRGRVALLEGLPISVFDTVFKSIHLSKNAQEFISLLQKKGILVGLVSGGFAPIVERLAKSLGISYFSANQLEVKDGFLTGKSVGEIVTGQVKKATLERWRKELELPKERTIAIGDGANDLLMLKTAGCSIAFCAKEVVKTEIACHVDTRDFLEVLPLIDFLE, via the coding sequence ATGTCTCAAGAAAAAGGCTTGTGTGTCATGGACGTTGACGGCACCCTGATAGCAGAAGAGGTGATTGATCTTTTAGGAAAAGAAGCAGGTTGCGAAGAAGAAATATCGCAGATTACAAGCCAGGCAATGCGAGGCGAACTGGACTTTGAAACAAGCTTACGAGGGAGAGTGGCTTTGTTAGAAGGTCTTCCGATTTCAGTCTTTGATACTGTCTTCAAATCCATTCATCTGTCTAAGAATGCTCAAGAATTTATCTCCCTACTTCAAAAGAAGGGTATTCTAGTTGGTCTAGTGTCTGGTGGATTTGCACCAATAGTTGAGAGATTAGCAAAATCCCTTGGTATCTCCTATTTCTCTGCCAACCAGTTGGAAGTCAAAGACGGTTTTTTAACAGGAAAATCAGTTGGTGAAATTGTGACAGGTCAAGTAAAAAAAGCTACTCTTGAGAGATGGAGAAAGGAATTAGAACTGCCCAAAGAAAGAACGATTGCCATCGGTGATGGTGCTAACGACCTCTTGATGTTAAAGACAGCAGGATGTAGTATTGCATTTTGTGCCAAAGAGGTCGTAAAAACAGAGATAGCTTGTCATGTAGATACGAGGGATTTTTTGGAAGTTCTACCTTTGATTGATTTCTTAGAATGA
- a CDS encoding glycerate kinase, whose product MKIVIAPDSFKESLTAEEVAQAIKRGFQKSIADVECLLCPVGDGGEGTVDAIRHSLELEEKWQEVTGPFGLNEAMRYFQKDQIALFEVADLVGLGKIPQEKRNPLHIQTRGIGELIRHLVDQGMKEIYIGVGGTASNDGGIGIAAGLGYCFYDKNGKELPACGQTLLEFESVSNSKLYRIPKDVKIRILADVVSPLCGLQGATYTFGKQKGLDPALFETVDLAIQRFYEKFSPSTLSLKGAGAGGGIAAGLCAFAEATIVSGIDTCLDLIDFDKKVAGADLVIVGEGRLDSQSFAGKAPIGVAKRTPEGVPVIAICGSLSEDLPSLPFENIQAAFSILEKSEPLEDSLKNARLYLEHTATNIGRLLNMRNH is encoded by the coding sequence ATGAAAATTGTAATTGCACCCGATTCTTTTAAAGAAAGTTTGACGGCAGAAGAGGTCGCTCAAGCTATAAAAAGAGGATTCCAAAAATCGATAGCAGATGTAGAATGTCTGCTTTGCCCTGTAGGCGATGGTGGGGAAGGAACTGTAGATGCTATCCGACATTCTCTTGAACTAGAAGAAAAATGGCAAGAGGTTACGGGACCTTTTGGTCTAAATGAAGCAATGCGCTACTTTCAAAAAGATCAAATAGCGCTCTTCGAAGTTGCTGACTTGGTTGGTTTAGGAAAGATTCCGCAGGAGAAACGAAACCCTCTCCACATCCAAACCAGAGGTATCGGAGAGTTGATTCGCCATCTCGTTGATCAAGGGATGAAAGAAATCTATATCGGAGTTGGTGGTACGGCTAGTAATGACGGTGGTATAGGCATTGCTGCTGGTTTAGGTTATTGTTTTTATGATAAGAATGGAAAAGAATTGCCAGCTTGCGGTCAGACTTTGCTTGAGTTTGAATCAGTTTCCAATAGCAAGTTGTATAGGATTCCTAAAGATGTGAAAATCCGAATTTTAGCAGATGTCGTGAGCCCTCTATGTGGTCTTCAAGGAGCGACCTATACATTTGGAAAACAAAAGGGCTTGGATCCTGCTTTGTTTGAGACAGTAGATTTGGCTATACAGCGGTTCTATGAAAAATTTTCACCATCAACCCTCTCTCTTAAAGGAGCAGGAGCCGGCGGTGGGATTGCGGCTGGGCTCTGTGCCTTTGCTGAGGCCACTATCGTATCTGGGATTGACACTTGCTTAGATTTGATTGACTTTGACAAGAAGGTTGCAGGGGCCGACTTGGTTATCGTTGGAGAAGGTAGACTGGACAGTCAAAGCTTTGCTGGAAAAGCTCCTATTGGTGTAGCAAAAAGAACTCCTGAAGGAGTTCCAGTTATCGCTATTTGTGGTAGTCTTTCCGAGGATTTACCTTCCCTACCATTCGAAAATATACAAGCAGCCTTTTCCATTTTAGAGAAAAGTGAACCTTTGGAAGACAGTTTGAAAAATGCAAGACTCTATTTGGAGCACACAGCTACTAATATTGGTCGTTTATTAAATATGAGAAATCATTAA
- a CDS encoding enolase produces the protein MSIITDVYAREVLDSRGNPTLEVEVYTESGAFGRGMVPSGASTGEHEAVELRDGDKSRYGGLGTQKAVDNVNNIIAEAIIGYDVRDQQAIDRAMIALDGTPNKGKLGANAILGVSIAVARAAADYLEIPLYSYLGGFNTKVLPTPMMNIINGGSHSDAPIAFQEFMIVPAGAPSFKEALRWGAEIFHALKKILKSRGLETAVGDEGGFAPRFEGTEDGVETILAAIEAAGYVPGKDVFIGFDCASSEFYDKERKVYDYTKFEGEGAAVRTAAEQIDYLEELVNKYPIITIEDGMDENDWDGWKALTERLGGKVQLVGDDFFVTNTSYLEKGIAEGAANSILIKVNQIGTLTETFDAIEMAKEAGYTAVVSHRSGETEDSTIADIAVATNAGQIKTGSLSRTDRIAKYNQLLRIEDQLGEVAEYRGLKSFYNLKK, from the coding sequence ATGTCAATTATTACTGATGTTTACGCTCGCGAAGTCCTAGACTCACGCGGTAACCCAACACTTGAAGTAGAAGTTTATACTGAATCAGGTGCTTTCGGACGTGGTATGGTTCCATCAGGAGCTTCTACTGGTGAACACGAAGCAGTTGAACTTCGCGATGGTGACAAATCTCGTTACGGTGGTCTTGGTACACAAAAAGCTGTTGACAACGTAAACAACATCATTGCTGAAGCAATCATCGGCTACGATGTACGTGACCAACAAGCTATCGACCGTGCTATGATCGCACTTGACGGTACTCCTAACAAAGGTAAATTGGGTGCAAACGCAATTCTTGGTGTGTCTATCGCTGTAGCTCGTGCTGCTGCTGACTACCTTGAAATCCCACTTTACAGCTACCTTGGTGGATTCAACACTAAAGTTCTTCCAACTCCAATGATGAACATCATCAACGGTGGTTCTCACTCTGACGCTCCAATCGCTTTCCAAGAATTCATGATCGTACCTGCTGGTGCACCATCATTCAAAGAAGCTCTTCGTTGGGGTGCTGAAATCTTCCACGCTCTTAAGAAAATCCTTAAATCACGTGGTTTGGAAACTGCCGTAGGTGACGAAGGTGGATTCGCTCCTCGTTTCGAAGGAACTGAAGACGGTGTTGAAACTATCCTTGCTGCGATTGAAGCTGCTGGATATGTTCCTGGTAAAGACGTATTTATCGGATTTGACTGTGCTTCATCAGAATTCTACGATAAAGAACGTAAAGTTTACGACTACACTAAATTCGAAGGTGAAGGTGCCGCTGTACGTACTGCTGCAGAACAAATCGACTACCTTGAAGAATTGGTAAACAAATACCCAATCATCACTATCGAAGATGGTATGGACGAAAACGACTGGGACGGTTGGAAAGCTCTTACTGAACGTCTTGGTGGTAAAGTTCAATTGGTTGGTGACGATTTCTTCGTAACAAACACTTCTTACCTTGAAAAAGGTATTGCAGAAGGTGCTGCTAACTCAATCCTTATCAAAGTTAACCAAATCGGTACTCTTACTGAAACATTCGACGCTATCGAAATGGCGAAAGAAGCTGGTTACACTGCCGTTGTATCACACCGTTCAGGTGAAACTGAAGATTCAACAATCGCTGATATCGCAGTTGCAACAAACGCAGGACAAATCAAGACTGGTTCACTTTCACGTACAGACCGTATCGCTAAATACAACCAATTGCTTCGTATCGAAGACCAACTTGGTGAAGTAGCTGAATACCGTGGATTGAAATCATTCTACAACTTGAAAAAATAA
- a CDS encoding Fe-S-oxidoreductase yields the protein MSKEIDIEYYHQLALQKQKEHRKVLANLKKKPPKNLDKIAQQIHQEVFAEIDCTACANCCKTLGPDFKEADITRIAKYFKMKLPAFEAEFLQVDEDGDKVFKSMPCPFLGGDNLCSIYDVRPKACREFPHTDRKKIHQINHLTIKNTLTCPAAYLFVEKLKDKL from the coding sequence ATGTCTAAAGAGATTGATATTGAGTATTACCACCAACTAGCACTGCAAAAGCAGAAGGAGCACCGCAAAGTGTTAGCTAATCTAAAGAAAAAACCTCCTAAAAACTTAGATAAGATTGCGCAGCAGATTCACCAAGAAGTCTTTGCTGAGATTGATTGTACTGCCTGTGCTAACTGTTGCAAGACTTTGGGGCCCGACTTTAAAGAAGCAGATATTACCCGTATCGCTAAGTACTTTAAGATGAAATTACCAGCCTTTGAAGCAGAGTTTTTACAGGTAGATGAAGACGGGGATAAGGTTTTCAAATCCATGCCTTGCCCCTTTCTAGGAGGAGACAATCTCTGCTCCATCTATGATGTTCGTCCCAAGGCCTGTCGTGAATTCCCCCATACAGATCGGAAAAAGATCCATCAAATCAACCATTTGACGATTAAGAATACCTTGACCTGCCCAGCAGCCTATCTCTTTGTTGAGAAATTAAAAGATAAGTTATAG
- a CDS encoding AraC family transcriptional regulator — protein sequence MMHQFNRTMEYLESKLDAEVDLQKFQQLSGYSYALFSRLFSILADMTLAEYLRNRRLSEAVTDLREGSEKVIDIAMKYGYESADAFSAAFKKFHGATPSEVRNGKPYRIFPRLQLSLKITGGKNMDIKIQKKPAFTVAGVLLEAIDNSKCPSAWENLYNNHSVENLESLGSGQSFGVCSDVKEGEIINYMAAYDVTDKAKAEELGLSIKDVPAAEYAIVPVKGPIPASIHNAWKYVLEVFFPETGYRHSGAPDFEVYFKGDMSSPDYQMELWIPVIRD from the coding sequence ATGATGCATCAATTCAATCGAACCATGGAATATCTGGAAAGTAAGTTGGACGCAGAAGTGGATTTGCAGAAATTCCAGCAGCTATCAGGCTATTCTTATGCTCTCTTTAGCAGGCTTTTTTCCATCCTAGCAGATATGACTTTAGCAGAATACTTGCGCAATCGCAGGCTGTCAGAAGCTGTGACGGACTTGCGGGAAGGCTCTGAGAAAGTCATTGACATAGCGATGAAATACGGCTATGAGTCTGCGGATGCCTTCAGCGCAGCCTTCAAGAAATTCCATGGGGCAACACCCTCAGAAGTTCGAAATGGAAAACCTTATCGGATCTTTCCTAGACTTCAATTATCCTTAAAAATCACAGGAGGAAAGAACATGGATATCAAGATTCAAAAGAAGCCTGCTTTTACCGTGGCAGGCGTCCTATTGGAGGCTATTGACAATAGCAAATGCCCGTCCGCTTGGGAGAATCTCTATAACAATCACAGCGTTGAAAACCTAGAAAGTTTGGGTAGTGGGCAATCCTTTGGTGTCTGCTCGGATGTCAAAGAAGGAGAAATCATCAACTATATGGCTGCTTATGATGTGACGGATAAAGCTAAAGCAGAAGAACTAGGTCTGTCCATCAAAGATGTCCCAGCCGCTGAATATGCTATCGTACCAGTCAAAGGCCCTATACCAGCTAGCATTCACAATGCTTGGAAATATGTCTTGGAGGTCTTTTTCCCTGAAACAGGCTATCGCCACTCAGGAGCCCCAGACTTTGAAGTTTATTTCAAAGGAGATATGTCGTCCCCAGACTACCAAATGGAACTCTGGATACCAGTCATCAGGGACTAG
- a CDS encoding sugar translocase: protein MNYLVIPAYEPDYNLIKLIEKIHNKSDFYIIVIDDGSSAECQDIFAQAEDFATVLRHQVNQGKGQALKTAFEYIQSLNKPGTVVTADADGQHRIWDIFRSLTKSNENPNTLVLGVRAFTGKVPLRSRFGNSLTRILFKLQTGVAVSDTQTGLRAFSTDLIPFMLKIEGQRYEYEMNMLLEASQAYPILEVPIETVYINDNEASHFRPIRDGLMIYKNILKFALSSFSSFIVDYVVYALSILCLSFIPTGLRVLLSNGLARVTSSVFNFSTNKKLVFKNKASSFKTGSGYFGLAVGLFILDTILIRLFNSSLGVNLLIAKILVGIMLFILSWTVQTRFIFKERICSPL, encoded by the coding sequence ATGAACTATCTAGTTATCCCAGCTTACGAACCTGACTACAATCTCATCAAATTGATTGAAAAGATTCACAACAAGAGCGATTTTTACATCATTGTCATTGATGATGGAAGTTCGGCAGAATGCCAAGACATTTTTGCTCAAGCGGAGGATTTTGCGACGGTCCTTCGCCACCAGGTCAATCAAGGAAAAGGGCAAGCTCTGAAAACAGCCTTTGAGTACATTCAGTCTCTCAATAAACCAGGGACTGTGGTTACAGCAGATGCAGACGGCCAGCATAGGATCTGGGACATCTTTCGTAGTTTGACCAAATCAAATGAAAATCCTAATACACTTGTCCTTGGTGTCCGTGCCTTTACTGGCAAGGTTCCCTTGCGTAGTCGCTTTGGAAATAGCTTGACTCGTATCTTGTTTAAACTGCAGACAGGTGTCGCTGTATCCGACACACAGACAGGATTACGTGCCTTTTCAACGGATCTGATTCCTTTTATGCTTAAGATAGAAGGACAACGGTATGAATACGAGATGAACATGCTCCTTGAAGCAAGCCAAGCCTACCCAATCTTAGAAGTTCCGATTGAAACGGTCTATATCAACGACAATGAGGCTTCTCACTTCCGACCTATTCGGGATGGCTTGATGATTTATAAAAATATTTTAAAGTTTGCGCTCTCGTCTTTTAGTAGTTTTATCGTAGATTATGTGGTCTACGCTCTCTCTATTCTATGCTTGAGCTTTATTCCGACAGGTTTGCGTGTCCTTCTCTCAAATGGTTTGGCACGTGTGACTAGTTCTGTATTTAACTTTTCTACCAACAAAAAATTGGTCTTCAAGAACAAGGCGAGCAGTTTTAAAACAGGATCAGGTTATTTTGGATTAGCAGTTGGTCTCTTTATCTTAGACACCATCCTGATTCGACTTTTCAATTCTAGTCTTGGAGTCAATTTGCTAATCGCGAAGATACTTGTTGGAATCATGCTCTTTATCCTCTCTTGGACAGTTCAAACTCGCTTTATTTTCAAAGAAAGGATCTGTAGCCCATTATGA
- a CDS encoding exopolysaccharide biosynthesis protein produces MKVLKKPYLYASVLGLLLTSSFTYSMLKTFVLAETISTVSNASSTSNTTAASQAAKNAQVTDTSYSDGNISVNLTEKTVNETQVYVADINLSSSNYLKTALAQNSYGTNVTAKTSVTAAENNAILAVNGDYYGANSSGYVIRNGVVYRDSVREDASNGDLAIYKDGSFKIIYEDQVSVDQLVQDGVVNLLAFGPSLVENGEISVDTNTEVGQAMSSNPRTAIGIIDENHYIIVVSDGRTSESKGLSLYQMAEVMKSYGVKTAYNLDGGGSSTLYFNGQVINKPTTGGSKISERAVSDIVYIGY; encoded by the coding sequence ATGAAAGTTTTAAAGAAACCCTATCTATACGCCTCGGTCTTGGGCTTGCTCCTGACAAGTTCCTTTACCTATTCGATGTTGAAGACCTTTGTACTTGCTGAAACGATTTCTACTGTATCTAATGCCAGCTCAACGTCTAACACCACAGCAGCAAGTCAGGCAGCAAAAAATGCCCAGGTGACGGATACTAGCTATTCAGATGGAAATATCAGTGTCAACCTCACTGAAAAGACTGTGAATGAAACGCAGGTCTATGTGGCAGATATAAACCTTAGTTCATCGAATTATCTCAAAACAGCTCTAGCTCAAAACTCCTATGGAACCAACGTCACAGCTAAAACCTCTGTAACGGCTGCTGAAAACAATGCTATTCTAGCTGTCAACGGTGACTACTATGGAGCTAATAGCTCTGGTTATGTTATCCGTAATGGAGTTGTATATCGGGACAGTGTCCGTGAAGATGCTAGTAACGGTGACCTTGCTATTTACAAGGACGGCTCCTTTAAAATCATCTACGAGGACCAAGTTTCAGTTGATCAGTTGGTTCAGGACGGTGTCGTCAATCTACTGGCATTTGGTCCGTCTCTAGTTGAGAATGGAGAAATATCCGTTGATACCAATACAGAAGTCGGTCAAGCCATGTCATCCAATCCTCGTACAGCTATTGGGATTATCGATGAAAACCACTACATCATCGTCGTTTCGGATGGTCGTACCTCTGAAAGCAAGGGATTGTCTCTTTACCAGATGGCAGAAGTGATGAAATCTTACGGAGTGAAGACAGCCTATAACCTTGATGGTGGTGGATCCTCAACTCTCTACTTTAACGGTCAGGTAATCAATAAACCGACTACAGGTGGAAGCAAGATATCAGAAAGGGCGGTGAGTGATATTGTCTACATCGGTTACTAA
- a CDS encoding membrane protein, with translation MILSTSVTKIKNKRLKKTLVSYSLLTIFFFAFSRIYESFSFGETSLHMHYLFAVPLVGGIVLALLLKIMPNLGRLSLNLWNSAVAVLTAGMLFRGIVNLSGRSTTLDQPYWYVGLAFVILAIASLFFHKKNS, from the coding sequence GTGATATTGTCTACATCGGTTACTAAAATCAAAAACAAACGTCTCAAAAAGACACTCGTTAGCTATAGTCTTCTCACTATTTTCTTCTTTGCATTTAGCCGTATCTACGAGTCCTTTAGTTTTGGGGAGACCTCGCTTCATATGCACTATCTCTTTGCAGTCCCTCTAGTAGGGGGCATCGTTCTAGCATTATTGTTGAAAATCATGCCAAACTTAGGGCGACTCAGCCTAAACTTGTGGAACTCAGCAGTTGCAGTCCTAACAGCTGGAATGCTCTTTCGAGGAATTGTCAATCTATCAGGTCGTTCAACGACCTTAGATCAACCTTACTGGTATGTTGGCCTAGCCTTTGTTATTTTGGCTATCGCCTCGCTTTTCTTTCATAAGAAAAACAGTTAA
- a CDS encoding peptidase has translation MQMYFGDVSLCYSYSLAMALDSYGYDFKADFLEAIMVMGNGASIVKEDDQHPLVFFDNGMPDLSISHSLKILGFDYEDFYLKDGTEVDLEEIKGKLETFLSNGPVVLGPLDMGHLTYNPNYTILYGVDHFVTVYGIDHQHLYLHDPAGFACMKVAFNDILEAWKAETIDYKRGSYSMWGNFKKVKSPSQTEIYQETAKIIKSRYQNGQNGVLKCYAKAVTENGLNTEQKQLHQYFSFKLAAVRNLYLSKFLKAYDPEGARLKEELASLFGQAHLSCLKEDYQELSRLLCQIAEVDGLFKDLYIK, from the coding sequence ATGCAGATGTATTTTGGAGATGTGTCACTTTGCTATAGCTATTCATTGGCAATGGCACTGGATAGCTATGGTTATGACTTTAAAGCAGACTTTTTAGAGGCAATTATGGTGATGGGCAATGGCGCTAGTATCGTAAAGGAAGATGACCAGCACCCTCTAGTATTCTTTGATAACGGAATGCCAGATCTTTCCATCTCCCATTCCTTAAAAATACTAGGTTTTGACTATGAGGATTTCTATCTAAAAGATGGAACTGAAGTTGATTTGGAAGAGATTAAAGGAAAGTTGGAAACCTTTCTGTCCAATGGACCTGTCGTACTGGGACCTCTTGATATGGGGCATCTGACCTACAATCCCAATTACACAATTCTTTATGGTGTGGATCACTTCGTAACCGTGTATGGCATTGATCATCAGCACCTCTATTTGCATGATCCAGCTGGTTTTGCCTGCATGAAGGTTGCTTTTAATGACATATTAGAAGCCTGGAAGGCAGAGACTATTGACTATAAGCGTGGATCTTACTCCATGTGGGGAAATTTTAAGAAGGTCAAGAGTCCGAGTCAGACTGAAATCTATCAGGAAACGGCAAAGATTATAAAGTCCCGATATCAGAATGGTCAAAACGGTGTTTTGAAATGCTATGCAAAAGCAGTTACTGAAAACGGCTTAAATACTGAGCAAAAACAATTGCATCAGTATTTCAGCTTTAAACTTGCGGCTGTTCGAAATCTCTATCTCAGTAAATTCTTAAAGGCGTATGATCCAGAAGGGGCAAGATTAAAAGAGGAATTGGCATCTCTATTTGGCCAAGCTCATCTTTCATGTTTAAAAGAAGATTACCAAGAACTATCCCGCTTGCTCTGTCAGATAGCAGAAGTAGATGGTCTCTTTAAAGATTTATATATAAAGTAG